Proteins found in one Arthrobacter sp. U41 genomic segment:
- a CDS encoding rhodanese-like domain-containing protein, which produces MRTISADDLAARWPGATLVDVRGREEYATAHIPGSINIPLDELPTRLKDVPNTTVHVLCGSGKRSAQAAVLLSARGYDVVNVAGGITEWYRNGHPVTYAPAPADTPGPGRWRSLADRLRGRRPGTH; this is translated from the coding sequence ATGCGAACCATCAGTGCCGATGACCTTGCCGCACGCTGGCCCGGCGCCACGCTCGTCGATGTCCGGGGCAGGGAGGAATATGCCACCGCCCACATCCCGGGCAGCATCAATATTCCGCTGGACGAGCTCCCGACCCGGCTGAAGGACGTGCCGAACACCACGGTCCACGTCCTCTGCGGGTCGGGAAAGCGCAGCGCCCAGGCGGCCGTATTGCTGTCCGCGCGGGGCTACGACGTCGTGAACGTCGCCGGCGGCATCACCGAGTGGTACCGCAACGGACACCCGGTGACTTATGCCCCCGCTCCGGCGGACACCCCCGGACCCGGCCGTTGGCGTTCGCTCGCGGACAGGCTCCGGGGACGCCGCCCAGGAACCCACTAG
- the trxA gene encoding thioredoxin: MATIDITEKTLAETLETNDIVFVDFWAGWCGPCRMFAPTYEAASTKHQDVVFAKVDTEAEQALAAAAGITSIPTLMAFRDKTLVFSQPGALNAAGLEQVIESVQNLDMASLRAQAAQRQG; this comes from the coding sequence ATGGCAACCATCGACATCACCGAAAAGACCCTCGCCGAAACGCTGGAGACCAACGACATCGTCTTCGTCGACTTCTGGGCGGGCTGGTGCGGACCCTGCCGCATGTTCGCCCCCACCTATGAAGCGGCCTCAACGAAGCACCAGGACGTCGTCTTCGCCAAGGTGGACACCGAGGCCGAACAGGCCCTGGCGGCGGCCGCGGGAATCACGTCGATCCCCACGCTGATGGCATTCCGCGACAAGACCCTGGTCTTCTCGCAGCCCGGCGCGCTCAACGCCGCCGGCCTGGAGCAGGTCATCGAGAGTGTCCAGAACCTGGACATGGCAAGCCTGCGGGCCCAGGCAGCACAGCGGCAGGGCTGA
- a CDS encoding integrase catalytic domain-containing protein, producing the protein MSERRAVTKTIATRYARSDRAAKKQVLDELCATTGWHRDHARKALRRALVLKVARPRVARPPLYGEPVIEALRFCWAVQGTPCGRLLAAALPDLVPRLRRFKELQIDAGTAALLLRIAPATVDRRLKADRAKLDPRGRSHTKPGTLLKDSIPMRTWAEWDDAVPGFVEIDLVGHEGGNSRGEFCFTLDITDIATGWTETRSVKNKAQKWVFAAIKDATAAFPFPVLGIDSDNGSEFINWELIWWCEQEKLTFTRSRSGNKNDGAHVEQKNWHIVRQTVGYHRYDTAGELELLNRIWALQRLLTNHFGPQQKLVAKVRTGAKISKKYDTPATPFQRVLADTGTVAREVKTRLRRENKLLNPAAIQRQIQALCAELLTLTVAKQSPKPQPAIRAKPNDSTNQPRRAS; encoded by the coding sequence ATGAGTGAACGCAGGGCTGTCACGAAGACCATCGCAACCCGCTACGCGCGGTCGGACCGGGCTGCGAAGAAGCAGGTTCTGGATGAGCTGTGCGCGACGACGGGCTGGCACCGGGACCATGCCCGCAAGGCGCTGCGGAGGGCGCTGGTGTTGAAGGTGGCCCGGCCCAGGGTGGCCCGGCCGCCGCTGTATGGAGAGCCGGTGATCGAGGCTCTGCGGTTCTGCTGGGCGGTTCAGGGGACCCCGTGCGGGCGGCTGCTCGCGGCGGCCCTGCCGGACCTGGTGCCGCGCCTTCGCCGGTTCAAGGAGCTTCAGATCGACGCCGGAACCGCCGCGCTGCTCCTGCGCATCGCACCGGCAACGGTTGACCGCAGGCTCAAGGCTGACCGGGCGAAACTGGATCCGCGTGGCCGGTCCCATACCAAGCCCGGCACACTGCTGAAGGACTCCATTCCGATGCGGACCTGGGCCGAGTGGGACGACGCGGTGCCCGGGTTCGTCGAGATCGATCTCGTCGGCCACGAGGGCGGGAACAGCAGGGGAGAATTCTGTTTCACCCTTGATATCACTGACATCGCGACTGGCTGGACGGAAACCCGGTCAGTGAAAAACAAGGCCCAGAAATGGGTGTTCGCCGCTATCAAGGATGCCACCGCTGCGTTCCCGTTTCCGGTCCTCGGCATCGATTCGGACAATGGCTCGGAGTTCATCAACTGGGAGCTCATCTGGTGGTGCGAGCAGGAGAAACTGACGTTCACCAGGTCCCGCTCCGGGAACAAAAACGACGGCGCCCATGTGGAGCAGAAGAACTGGCATATCGTCCGCCAGACAGTCGGCTACCACCGCTATGACACCGCCGGGGAACTGGAGCTGCTGAACCGGATCTGGGCGCTTCAGCGGCTACTGACCAACCACTTCGGGCCGCAGCAGAAGCTGGTCGCGAAGGTGCGCACCGGCGCGAAGATCAGCAAGAAATATGACACGCCCGCCACCCCGTTCCAGCGCGTCCTGGCCGACACCGGCACCGTCGCCCGGGAAGTGAAGACCCGGCTAAGACGGGAGAACAAACTCTTGAATCCGGCCGCGATCCAACGGCAGATCCAAGCCCTCTGCGCCGAACTGCTGACCCTCACCGTCGCAAAACAAAGCCCGAAACCCCAGCCGGCTATCCGGGCAAAACCAAATGATTCCACGAATCAACCCAGGCGGGCATCTTGA
- a CDS encoding rhodanese-like domain-containing protein: MTPPSTSSAPAAPAAPAVTALAPETLRSWFQEHQDLIVIDVRSAAEFENMHIRGSYNVPLPLLSEHTDELAARLGSRVVLVCQSGARAEQARQRLGGAGIGSAYVLTGGAPGFAEAGGDVIRGKARWDLERQVRLAAGSLVVLGLAGGKFVSPKIRLLAGAIGAGLTFSAATNTCAMGQAISAMPWNKAAHEPTRESAILQFPVSESLNPEAKAS; encoded by the coding sequence CCTCCGCCCCGGCGGCTCCCGCCGCACCGGCAGTCACCGCACTGGCCCCGGAAACGCTGCGCAGCTGGTTCCAGGAACACCAGGACCTGATCGTGATTGACGTTCGCTCGGCCGCCGAGTTTGAAAACATGCACATCCGGGGCTCCTACAACGTGCCGCTTCCGCTGCTTTCCGAGCACACTGACGAACTGGCCGCCCGCCTGGGCAGCCGCGTCGTACTCGTCTGCCAGTCGGGAGCACGGGCCGAGCAGGCACGGCAGCGCCTGGGCGGCGCGGGTATCGGCAGCGCCTATGTCCTGACCGGCGGGGCCCCCGGCTTCGCTGAGGCCGGCGGCGACGTGATCCGCGGCAAGGCCCGCTGGGACCTCGAGCGCCAGGTCCGGCTCGCCGCCGGCTCCCTCGTGGTTCTGGGCCTCGCCGGAGGCAAGTTCGTCTCACCCAAAATCCGGCTCCTCGCCGGCGCCATCGGCGCGGGCCTGACCTTCTCGGCCGCCACCAACACCTGCGCCATGGGCCAGGCAATCTCCGCCATGCCCTGGAACAAGGCCGCCCACGAGCCGACCCGCGAGTCCGCCATCCTGCAGTTCCCCGTCTCCGAATCCCTGAACCCGGAGGCTAAGGCCTCATGA
- a CDS encoding sulfite exporter TauE/SafE family protein produces MTTALILVLALSVLIGLSLGVLGGGGSILTVPILVYVAGFEAKEAIAASLFVVGVTSAVSVFSHARAGRVMWRTGLLFGAAGMVGAFVGGLLGGHIPGQILLIAFALMMVATSIAMIRGRKKKADAGTGTPKHTELPLFRVLLDGLVVGLVTGLVGAGGGFLVVPALALLGGLPMAIAVGTSLVVIAMKSFAGLAGYLTTVELDWGITLSVTAAAIVGTLIGSRLAGRIPEAALRKGFGWFVLVMGAFVLIQQAPVDLRGPIALGVAGAALVAAAVCWFFVSACPLRKSNRTTLERDTQTTPV; encoded by the coding sequence ATGACCACGGCACTGATCCTCGTTCTCGCCCTGTCCGTGCTCATCGGGCTGTCGCTCGGTGTGCTCGGCGGCGGCGGATCCATCCTGACCGTGCCGATTCTGGTCTACGTGGCCGGATTCGAAGCCAAGGAAGCCATTGCCGCTTCCCTGTTCGTGGTCGGCGTCACCTCGGCGGTCAGTGTCTTCAGCCACGCCCGCGCCGGCCGCGTCATGTGGCGCACCGGACTGTTGTTCGGGGCCGCCGGCATGGTCGGCGCCTTCGTGGGCGGCCTGCTGGGCGGGCACATCCCCGGGCAGATCCTCCTCATCGCGTTTGCCCTGATGATGGTCGCCACCTCCATCGCCATGATCCGCGGACGCAAGAAGAAGGCCGACGCGGGCACCGGAACCCCCAAGCACACCGAACTGCCGCTGTTCCGCGTTCTGCTCGACGGCCTCGTCGTCGGTCTGGTGACCGGCCTGGTCGGCGCCGGCGGCGGATTCCTTGTGGTCCCGGCACTGGCGCTGCTCGGCGGCCTGCCGATGGCAATCGCCGTCGGAACCTCCCTCGTGGTGATCGCGATGAAGTCCTTCGCCGGCCTGGCCGGATACCTCACCACCGTGGAGCTGGACTGGGGGATCACGCTGTCCGTGACCGCGGCCGCCATCGTGGGAACCCTGATCGGTTCCAGGCTCGCCGGCCGCATTCCTGAAGCGGCACTGCGCAAGGGCTTCGGCTGGTTTGTGCTGGTCATGGGCGCCTTCGTCCTCATCCAGCAGGCCCCGGTGGATCTGCGCGGACCGATCGCCCTGGGCGTCGCCGGAGCCGCGCTCGTCGCGGCCGCAGTCTGCTGGTTCTTCGTCAGCGCCTGCCCGCTCCGCAAGTCCAACCGCACCACCCTCGAACGAGACACCCAGACCACGCCGGTCTGA
- a CDS encoding MBL fold metallo-hydrolase has product MLLERIYDEDLAQASYLIGCQAKGEAVVVDGRRDIAVYQALAAKNGMKIVAVTETHIHADYLSGTRELAAATGAKIYVSGEGGPDWQYGFEGERLFDGDTITLGNISIQALHTPGHTPEHLSFLVTDGAFSDHAGYLLSGDFVFSGDLGRPDLLDEAAGGVDTRFVGAKQLFASLRDKFLTLPDYVQVHPAHGAGSACGKALGAIPSSTVGYERLYAWWGPYLAANDEQGFVDELLDGQPDAHAYFGRMKRENREGPAVMGERAPLQELDLASVAKDLAEDTVTFIDTRSNEEVHQGTVTGSLNVPAGKSVASFGAWVVNPETDKNPLVLLAPDQDAAQDMWDHLVRVGIDKVAGYVTGFEGLPVSTPKLIQPEELGGFDAAMILDVRNRTEHTAGNIPGSHQLSGGRVMWNLDQLPAEGTIVSYCQSGVRNSVAASALRRAGYDVVELDGSYAAWAAQQHTQESVPAS; this is encoded by the coding sequence ATGCTTCTGGAACGCATTTATGATGAGGATCTTGCCCAGGCCAGCTACTTGATTGGCTGCCAGGCCAAGGGTGAGGCGGTTGTTGTGGACGGGCGCCGTGATATTGCGGTGTACCAGGCGTTGGCGGCGAAGAACGGCATGAAGATCGTTGCCGTCACCGAGACGCACATCCACGCCGACTACCTCTCCGGCACCCGCGAGCTCGCCGCGGCCACCGGTGCGAAGATTTACGTTTCCGGCGAAGGCGGACCGGACTGGCAGTACGGGTTCGAGGGGGAGCGGCTGTTCGACGGCGACACCATCACCCTGGGCAACATCAGCATCCAGGCCCTGCACACCCCCGGCCACACCCCGGAGCACCTGTCGTTCCTGGTGACCGACGGCGCGTTCAGCGACCATGCCGGCTACCTGCTTTCCGGTGACTTTGTGTTCTCCGGCGACCTGGGCCGGCCTGATCTGCTGGATGAGGCTGCCGGCGGCGTTGACACCCGCTTCGTGGGGGCCAAGCAGCTGTTCGCGAGCCTGCGGGATAAGTTCCTCACCCTGCCGGATTATGTCCAGGTCCACCCGGCCCACGGTGCCGGCAGCGCCTGCGGCAAGGCCCTGGGTGCCATCCCGTCCTCCACGGTCGGTTATGAGCGGCTCTACGCCTGGTGGGGTCCCTACCTGGCGGCCAATGATGAGCAGGGCTTCGTTGATGAACTCCTTGACGGCCAGCCGGATGCGCACGCCTACTTCGGGCGGATGAAGCGGGAAAACCGCGAGGGTCCGGCCGTGATGGGCGAACGCGCCCCGCTGCAGGAACTGGACCTCGCCTCCGTTGCCAAGGACCTGGCAGAGGACACGGTGACATTCATTGACACCCGGTCCAATGAGGAGGTCCACCAGGGCACCGTGACCGGTTCCCTGAACGTCCCGGCCGGCAAATCCGTGGCGAGCTTCGGGGCCTGGGTTGTGAACCCGGAAACCGACAAGAACCCCCTGGTGCTGCTGGCTCCGGACCAGGACGCCGCGCAGGACATGTGGGACCACCTGGTCCGCGTCGGGATCGATAAGGTCGCCGGGTACGTCACCGGCTTCGAGGGCCTGCCTGTGAGCACCCCGAAGCTCATCCAGCCCGAAGAGCTCGGGGGCTTCGACGCCGCCATGATCTTGGATGTGCGGAACCGCACCGAGCACACCGCCGGGAACATCCCCGGTTCGCACCAGCTCAGCGGCGGCCGGGTGATGTGGAACCTTGACCAGCTCCCGGCAGAGGGCACGATCGTGAGCTACTGCCAGAGCGGGGTCCGGAACTCCGTCGCGGCCAGCGCGCTGCGCCGCGCCGGCTACGACGTCGTCGAACTCGACGGCAGCTACGCCGCCTGGGCCGCGCAGCAGCACACCCAGGAATCCGTCCCCGCCAGCTAG
- a CDS encoding MFS transporter: MTSGNTSPVQGRPRRTGLTLGLRQNLAQFMLLVAVNALVGGTLGQERTVLPLLAGQVFHLDLYTSALTYILAFGLAKAATNYFAGTLSDRHGRKPVLIAGWIIALPVPLMLIFGPDWGWIVAANVVLGISQGLTWSTTVMMKMDLVGPERRGFAMGLNEAAGYLGVAGTALATGYIAATYGLRPGPFLLGAAYIALGLGLSVFAVKETRGHAKLESANHTSAHAGAHGELSNREIFTLTSFRDKSLSSVSQAGMVNNLNDGLAWGLFPVLFAAAGLTIEKIGILAAVYPAVWGAAQLVTGAMSDKYGRKWLIVGGMLLQAAALAMIAVGQDFGIWLTAAVLLGLGTAMVYPTLLAAIGDVAHPEWRARSVGIYRLWRDGGFAVGALLSGVIADAYGIPAAVGVVAGLTALSGLLVAIRMRGTDHHSPRPV; this comes from the coding sequence ATGACTTCCGGCAACACCAGCCCCGTGCAGGGACGGCCCCGCCGCACCGGCCTCACGCTTGGCCTGCGGCAGAACCTGGCCCAGTTCATGCTCCTCGTCGCCGTCAACGCCCTGGTCGGCGGCACCCTGGGCCAGGAACGCACCGTCCTCCCGCTGCTGGCCGGACAGGTCTTCCACCTCGACCTCTACACGTCCGCGCTGACCTACATCCTGGCTTTCGGTCTCGCCAAGGCCGCCACCAACTACTTCGCCGGCACCCTCTCGGACCGCCACGGCCGCAAACCTGTGCTGATCGCCGGCTGGATCATCGCCCTGCCCGTCCCGCTGATGCTGATTTTCGGGCCGGACTGGGGCTGGATTGTCGCCGCCAACGTCGTCCTGGGCATCAGCCAGGGCCTCACCTGGTCCACCACCGTCATGATGAAAATGGACCTCGTCGGCCCGGAGCGCCGCGGCTTCGCCATGGGCCTGAACGAAGCGGCCGGTTACCTCGGTGTGGCCGGCACCGCCCTGGCCACCGGCTACATCGCCGCCACCTACGGGCTGCGGCCCGGACCGTTCCTGCTCGGCGCCGCCTACATCGCGCTGGGCCTTGGGCTGTCGGTTTTCGCCGTGAAGGAAACCCGGGGCCACGCGAAGCTTGAATCCGCCAACCACACGTCCGCCCATGCCGGCGCCCACGGTGAACTGAGCAACCGGGAAATCTTCACCCTCACCAGCTTCCGGGACAAGTCCCTGTCCTCGGTCAGCCAGGCCGGCATGGTGAACAATCTCAACGACGGCCTCGCCTGGGGACTGTTCCCCGTCCTGTTCGCCGCCGCCGGACTGACGATCGAAAAGATCGGCATCCTGGCCGCCGTCTACCCCGCGGTCTGGGGCGCAGCTCAGCTCGTCACCGGAGCAATGTCGGACAAATACGGCCGGAAATGGCTGATCGTCGGCGGCATGCTTCTCCAGGCCGCCGCCCTGGCGATGATCGCCGTGGGCCAGGATTTCGGGATCTGGCTGACCGCCGCCGTCCTCCTGGGTCTCGGTACGGCCATGGTCTACCCCACCCTGCTCGCGGCCATCGGCGACGTCGCGCACCCGGAGTGGCGTGCCCGCTCGGTTGGCATCTACCGCCTGTGGCGCGACGGCGGCTTCGCTGTCGGCGCGCTGCTTTCCGGGGTCATCGCCGACGCATACGGCATTCCGGCCGCCGTCGGAGTCGTCGCCGGACTGACGGCCCTGTCGGGGCTGCTCGTGGCCATCCGCATGCGCGGCACCGACCACCACAGCCCCCGGCCGGTCTAG
- a CDS encoding rhodanese-like domain-containing protein: protein MAEITITEADQRRNQAQVLDVREDFEVAEGMIPGAIHIPMGELQARLSELDPKVPVIAICRSGNRSARVADALNAAGFTADTMDGGMIAWTRAGLPTT from the coding sequence ATGGCAGAAATCACCATCACCGAAGCAGACCAGCGCCGGAACCAGGCGCAGGTCCTGGACGTCCGCGAGGACTTCGAGGTTGCCGAAGGCATGATCCCCGGTGCGATCCACATCCCGATGGGCGAGCTGCAGGCCCGCCTGTCCGAGCTCGACCCCAAGGTCCCCGTCATCGCCATCTGCCGCAGCGGCAACCGCAGCGCCCGGGTCGCGGATGCCCTCAACGCCGCCGGCTTCACCGCCGACACCATGGACGGCGGCATGATCGCCTGGACCCGCGCGGGCCTTCCGACCACCTGA